Proteins found in one Brachypodium distachyon strain Bd21 chromosome 5, Brachypodium_distachyon_v3.0, whole genome shotgun sequence genomic segment:
- the LOC100846362 gene encoding immune-associated nucleotide-binding protein 9, whose translation MVERVMGGGDCHDGDDSGIPDATLLLVGKVGNGKSATGNSILGRDAFASKRSFRSVTLGFQMESATLDDGRVVNVIDTPGLVNTGGAAEDVYGEDIIQHEHGETAKDGVHAVLVVFSAVSRFSEEDVAAIRSIHKLFGERLIMAFTHGDEVEEDEFKDMLNDAPEYIREMVRMKETEKNQKKWNWKRDLEYRVWNKICCLCRKMVDTVKGKIENTKKQRSVKIVSCGYAVQRMLRPKLVTSYRLPLMELTACEIMGGDGRHDGDWVLPTAALTNITLALVGKIGSGKSATANSILGKEAFASEFSYSGVTGTCQKRSRTFHDGCAARTLNVIDTPGLFDMDTTCENVRKEISKCLEYMAKDGIHAILMVLSATARFSREDEKTMESIKLFFGDNVFDRVVLVFTHGDQVGEEIIWKKMLTDSAPAYLKEILGLRKNRVVLFDNKASHKKHRLAQLEKLLDAVDFVISSNHGKPFSNQITHPQEAQSKEDISVDEYSTEKMSEMKKQIYDECLAQIAKMVQENPNSTITMLEKLLLEEEKARLESENKVAEVILRSEGEIQKLSEMLENGKKETKNIQKEMEKVKKRMRTLEKIRDTKK comes from the exons TGATGGGTGGAGGAGACTgccacgacggcgacgacagCGGCATCCCCGACGCCACACTCCTCCTCGTGGGAAAGGTTGGCAACGGCAAGAGCGCCACCGGCAACAGCATCCTCGGCCGGGACGCGTTCGCATCGAAGCGCTCCTTCCGCAGCGTAACTCTCGGGTTCCAAATGGAAAGCGCCACGCTCGACGACGGCCGCGTCGTCAACGTAATAGACACGCCAG GGCTTGTCAACACCGGTGGCGCGGCGGAAGATGTTTATGGGGAAGACATTATCCAGCATGAGCATGGCGAAACCGCGAAAGACGGGGTACATGCGGTTCTCGTTGTCTTCTCAGCTGTGTCCCGCTTCTCTGAAGAAGACGTGGCAGCCATCCGGTCGATACATAAGCTGTTTGGGGAGCGCTTGATAATGGCTTTCACTCATGGAGATGAGGTCGAGGAGGATGAATTCAAAGACATGCTGAACGATGCTCCGGAGTACATACGG GAGATGGTCAG GATGAAAGAGACAGAGAAGAACCAGAAGAAGTGGAACTGGAAAAGGGATCTGGAGTACAGA GTTTGGAATAAAATATGTTGCCTGTGCCGCAAGATGGTTGACACCGTGAAAGGGAAGATCGAGAACACCAAGAAGCAACGCTCAGTGAAGATTGTCTCGTGCGGCTACGCGGTGCAAAGAATGCTGAGGCCCAAGTTGGTGACGAGCTACCGGCTACCGCTGATGGAACTGACGGCATGTG AAATCatgggcggcgacggccggcATGACGGCGACTGGGTGCTGCCCACCGCTGCTTTAACCAATATTACCCTTGCCCTCGTCGGGAAGATCGGTTCCGGGAAGAGCGCCACCGCGAACAGCATCCTTGGGAAGGAAGCATTCGCTTCGGAGTTCTCCTACAGCGGCGTCACCGGAACTTGCCAGAAGAGAAGCCGGACGTTCCATGATGGCTGTGCGGCCCGCACCCTGAATGTCATCGACACTCCTG GCTTATTTGACATGGACACTACATGTGAAAACGTCCGCAAAGAGATCAGCAAGTGTTTGGAGTACATGGCTAAAGATGGGATACACGCGATCCTGATGGTTTTATCAGCTACAGCTCGGTTTTCTCGTGAAGATGAGAAAACAATGGAGTCGATTAAACTGTTCTTTGGTGATAATGTCTTTGACCGTGTGGTTTTAGTTTTCACACATGGAGATCAAGTAGGGGAGGAAATTATTTGGAAGAAAATGTTAACTGACAGTGCCCCAGCATATCTTAAG GAAATTTTAGGACTACGTAAAAACAGAGTTGTTCTCTTTGACAATAAGGCAAGTCATAAGAAGCACCGTTTGGCACAACTGGAAAAATTGCTTGATGCGGTGGACTTTGTTATATCAAGCAATCATGGGAAACCATTTTCCAACCAGATCACTCACCCTCAG GAAGCGCAGAGCAAGGAGGACATCAGTGTTGATGAATATTCAACAGAAAAGATGTCCGAAATGAAGAAACAGATATACGATGAATGCCTTGCGCAGATCGCAAAGATG GTGCAGGAAAATCCAAATAGTACAATCACTATGCTTGAAAAACTGCTTCTGGAAGAGGAGAAAGCCCGGCTGGAGTCGGAGAATAAGGTGGCAGAAGTCATATTAAGATCAGAAGGGGAGATTCAGAAACTTAGTGAGATGCTAGAGAATGGAAAGAAGGAGACCAAAAACATTCAAAAAGAAATGGAGAAAGTTAAAAAGAGAATGAGAACACTTGAAAAGATTCGGGACACTAAAAAGTGA